One Gossypium raimondii isolate GPD5lz chromosome 3, ASM2569854v1, whole genome shotgun sequence genomic window carries:
- the LOC105794267 gene encoding putative pentatricopeptide repeat-containing protein At1g13630 isoform X1: MLNKWKPFSFLAKPHVCSLLSSLTFFKPSVSVARLVEEEPSLSHSPKDPVSEILSGLKKMGFRRFLAGDYFRNVVLSLDQLQVDKIINSLRVESPDFAVVFFDLMRNEYWFRHSRFSRFVVAHVLAGQRRHKELRFVVEQMLKEEGSGSAPSLCELLLNGFRDWDQKSLVWDMLAFVYSRFEMVHDALYVLAKMKDLKLRASILTYNSLLYNLRHAYIMWDVYNEIKVAGATQSKQTNSIVIDGLCSQSKLQDAVSFLRETEAKGLGPSVVSLNTIMSRYCKLGFTDVAKSFFCMMLKYGLLPDVYSYNILIHGLCIAGSMEEALEFTSDMEKHGVEPDIVTYNILMKGFDLLGQMGGAWMVIQRMLDKGLNPDVVTYMMLICGHCQNGNVEEGLKLQEEMLSRGFQLSALSYSVLLSSLCKIGQVHEALVLFYEMENHGVEPDHITYSILIHGLCKQGEVQSALLLYKEMCSKSIPPNSHSAGAILLSLCKNGMVLEARMYFDSLVMNDSAHDIVLYNIMIDGYVKHGNLEEAVELYRLITEKGITPTTVTFNSLIYGFCKRRNFTEARRLMETIRLLGLEPTAVTYTTLMNAYCKDGNLRCMMELLQEMHANCIRPTHVTYTVIIKGLCKQQKLHEAVQLLEDMRIKGLNPDQVTYNTIIQYFCKARNIKTAFKLLNEMWLNNLEPTPVTYSILINGLCVYGNLKDANKLLISLHEQNIKLTRVGYTQIIKAHCVKGDVHCAFTFFHLMMEMGFEISIKDYTALINRLGKRCLITEAQQFFSIMLFHGISPDQEICEALLNAYQQCGDIISGYQMLALTIKAGLLPRR, encoded by the exons ATGCTGAATAAATGGAAACCCTTCAGTTTCCTAGCAAAACCTCATGTTTGCTCCCTTCTTTCTTCCCTAACATTCTTCAAACCTTCAGTCTCCGTTGCCAGGCTGGTAGAAGAAGAGCCCTCTCTTTCCCACTCTCCTAAAGACCCTGTTTCCGAGATCCTTTCTGGGTTGAAAAAAATGGGCTTTAGGAGGTTTTTAGCTGGGGATTACTTTAGGAACGTTGTTTTGAGTTTGGATCAGTTACAggttgataaaattataaattctctGAGAGTTGAAAGCCCTGATTTTGCAGTAGTTTTCTTTGATTTAATGAGGAATGAGTATTGGTTTCGGCATTCGAGGTTTTCTCGGTTCGTTGTGGCCCATGTTTTGGCGGGACAGAGGCGGCACAAAGAGTTGCGGTTTGTTGTCGAACAAATGTTAAAAGAGGAAG GCTCTGGCTCTGCTCCTTCACTTTGTGAGCTCCTTTTGAATGGCTTTAGAGACTGGGACCAGAAAAGTTTAGTATGGGATATGTTGGCTTTTGTTTATTCAAGATTTGAGATGGTTCACGATGCTCTCTATGTTCTTGCGAAGATGAAGGACCTCAAATTGCGTGCTTCAATTCTGACCTATAATAGTCTTTTATACAATTTGAGGCATGCTTATATCATGTGGGACGTTTATAATGAAATCAAAGTTGCTGGAGCTACTCAGAGCAAGCAAACTAATTCTATAGTCATAGATGGCCTTTGTAGCCAATCCAAGCTACAAGATGCAGTTTCATTCCTGCGAGAGACTGAAGCAAAGGGGCTCGGTCCTTCTGTTGTTTCATTAAATACAATTATGTCAAGATATTGCAAATTAGGCTTCACTGATGTtgcaaaatcatttttttgCATGATGCTCAAGTATGGACTACTTCCTGATGTGTATAGTTACAATATTCTTATTCATGGACTTTGTATAGCTGGTTCCATGGAGGAAGCATTAGAGTTCACAAGTGACATGGAGAAGCATGGTGTAGAGCCTGATATAGTGACATATAACATTCTCATGAAAGGATTCGATCTACTTGGTCAGATGGGTGGGGCTTGGATGGTCATTCAAAGAATGCTAGATAAAGGGTTGAATCCAGATGTTGTAACATATATGATGCTCATATGTGGCCACTGTCAGAATGGGAATGTCGAGGAAGGATTAAAGTTGCAGGAAGAGATGCTTTCACGTGGATTTCAGTTGAGTGCCCTCTCATACAGCGTATTGCTCAGCAGTTTGTGTAAGATCGGACAGGTTCATGAGGCGCTGGTGTTGTTTTATGAAATGGAAAATCATGGTGTGGAACCAGATCATATAACATATTCCATCCTTATTCATGGGCTCTGCAAGCAAGGAGAAGTGCAAAGCGCTCTTCTACTGTACAAAGAAATGTGCTCAAAGAGCATTCCCCCAAATTCACATTCAGCTGGGGCCATTCTATTGAGTTTATGTAAGAATGGGATGGTATTGGAGGCAAGAATGTATTTTGATTCTCTGGTAATGAATGACTCTGCCCATGATATTGTTCTCTATAATATTATGATTGATGGGTATGTGAAGCATGGCAATCTTGAGGAGGCTGTAGAGTTATATAGGCTAATAACTGAAAAAGGGATTACTCCTACTACAGTGACTTTTAATTCTCTCATTTATGGGTTCTGCAAAAGAAGAAACTTTACTGAGGCAAGAAGATTGATGGAGACTATAAGGTTGCTTGGCTTGGAACCAACTGCTGTGACATACACCACTCTTATGAATGCATATTGCAAAGATGGAAATCTGCGCTGCATGATGGAGTTGCTTCAAGAAATGCATGCAAACTGTATCAGGCCAACTCATGTTACTTACACTGTAATTATCAAAGGGCTATGCAAACAGCAGAAGTTACACGAAGCTGTCCAATTGCTTGAGGATATGCGTATTAAGGGTCTAAACCCAGATCAAGTAACATACAATACCATCATACAATACTTCTGCAAAGCTCGAAACATTAAAACTGCTTTTAAGTTACTCAATGAAATGTGGCTAAATAATCTTGAGCCTACACCAGTTACATATAGCATTCTTATAAATGGTCTCTGTGTCTATGGTAACCTTAAGGATGCTAATAAGTTGCTGATTTCTCTTCATgaacaaaatatcaaattgacCAGAGTTGGTTACACTCAAATAATCAAAGCACATTGTGTGAAGGGTGATGTGCACTGTGCATTCACGTTTTTCCACCTAATGATGGAGATGGgctttgaaatttcaataaaagatTATACTGCACTTATCAATAGATTGGGCAAAAGGTGTTTGATAACTGAGGCTCAACAGTTTTTCTCTATCATGTTATTTCATGGCATTTCTCCAGATCAAGAAATTTGTGAAGCTTTGCTCAATGCTTACCAGCAATGTGGTGATATCATATCTGGTTATCAAATGCTTGCATTGACAATCAAAGCTGGCTTACTTCCTCGGAGATAA
- the LOC105794267 gene encoding putative pentatricopeptide repeat-containing protein At1g13630 isoform X2 — MLAFVYSRFEMVHDALYVLAKMKDLKLRASILTYNSLLYNLRHAYIMWDVYNEIKVAGATQSKQTNSIVIDGLCSQSKLQDAVSFLRETEAKGLGPSVVSLNTIMSRYCKLGFTDVAKSFFCMMLKYGLLPDVYSYNILIHGLCIAGSMEEALEFTSDMEKHGVEPDIVTYNILMKGFDLLGQMGGAWMVIQRMLDKGLNPDVVTYMMLICGHCQNGNVEEGLKLQEEMLSRGFQLSALSYSVLLSSLCKIGQVHEALVLFYEMENHGVEPDHITYSILIHGLCKQGEVQSALLLYKEMCSKSIPPNSHSAGAILLSLCKNGMVLEARMYFDSLVMNDSAHDIVLYNIMIDGYVKHGNLEEAVELYRLITEKGITPTTVTFNSLIYGFCKRRNFTEARRLMETIRLLGLEPTAVTYTTLMNAYCKDGNLRCMMELLQEMHANCIRPTHVTYTVIIKGLCKQQKLHEAVQLLEDMRIKGLNPDQVTYNTIIQYFCKARNIKTAFKLLNEMWLNNLEPTPVTYSILINGLCVYGNLKDANKLLISLHEQNIKLTRVGYTQIIKAHCVKGDVHCAFTFFHLMMEMGFEISIKDYTALINRLGKRCLITEAQQFFSIMLFHGISPDQEICEALLNAYQQCGDIISGYQMLALTIKAGLLPRR; from the coding sequence ATGTTGGCTTTTGTTTATTCAAGATTTGAGATGGTTCACGATGCTCTCTATGTTCTTGCGAAGATGAAGGACCTCAAATTGCGTGCTTCAATTCTGACCTATAATAGTCTTTTATACAATTTGAGGCATGCTTATATCATGTGGGACGTTTATAATGAAATCAAAGTTGCTGGAGCTACTCAGAGCAAGCAAACTAATTCTATAGTCATAGATGGCCTTTGTAGCCAATCCAAGCTACAAGATGCAGTTTCATTCCTGCGAGAGACTGAAGCAAAGGGGCTCGGTCCTTCTGTTGTTTCATTAAATACAATTATGTCAAGATATTGCAAATTAGGCTTCACTGATGTtgcaaaatcatttttttgCATGATGCTCAAGTATGGACTACTTCCTGATGTGTATAGTTACAATATTCTTATTCATGGACTTTGTATAGCTGGTTCCATGGAGGAAGCATTAGAGTTCACAAGTGACATGGAGAAGCATGGTGTAGAGCCTGATATAGTGACATATAACATTCTCATGAAAGGATTCGATCTACTTGGTCAGATGGGTGGGGCTTGGATGGTCATTCAAAGAATGCTAGATAAAGGGTTGAATCCAGATGTTGTAACATATATGATGCTCATATGTGGCCACTGTCAGAATGGGAATGTCGAGGAAGGATTAAAGTTGCAGGAAGAGATGCTTTCACGTGGATTTCAGTTGAGTGCCCTCTCATACAGCGTATTGCTCAGCAGTTTGTGTAAGATCGGACAGGTTCATGAGGCGCTGGTGTTGTTTTATGAAATGGAAAATCATGGTGTGGAACCAGATCATATAACATATTCCATCCTTATTCATGGGCTCTGCAAGCAAGGAGAAGTGCAAAGCGCTCTTCTACTGTACAAAGAAATGTGCTCAAAGAGCATTCCCCCAAATTCACATTCAGCTGGGGCCATTCTATTGAGTTTATGTAAGAATGGGATGGTATTGGAGGCAAGAATGTATTTTGATTCTCTGGTAATGAATGACTCTGCCCATGATATTGTTCTCTATAATATTATGATTGATGGGTATGTGAAGCATGGCAATCTTGAGGAGGCTGTAGAGTTATATAGGCTAATAACTGAAAAAGGGATTACTCCTACTACAGTGACTTTTAATTCTCTCATTTATGGGTTCTGCAAAAGAAGAAACTTTACTGAGGCAAGAAGATTGATGGAGACTATAAGGTTGCTTGGCTTGGAACCAACTGCTGTGACATACACCACTCTTATGAATGCATATTGCAAAGATGGAAATCTGCGCTGCATGATGGAGTTGCTTCAAGAAATGCATGCAAACTGTATCAGGCCAACTCATGTTACTTACACTGTAATTATCAAAGGGCTATGCAAACAGCAGAAGTTACACGAAGCTGTCCAATTGCTTGAGGATATGCGTATTAAGGGTCTAAACCCAGATCAAGTAACATACAATACCATCATACAATACTTCTGCAAAGCTCGAAACATTAAAACTGCTTTTAAGTTACTCAATGAAATGTGGCTAAATAATCTTGAGCCTACACCAGTTACATATAGCATTCTTATAAATGGTCTCTGTGTCTATGGTAACCTTAAGGATGCTAATAAGTTGCTGATTTCTCTTCATgaacaaaatatcaaattgacCAGAGTTGGTTACACTCAAATAATCAAAGCACATTGTGTGAAGGGTGATGTGCACTGTGCATTCACGTTTTTCCACCTAATGATGGAGATGGgctttgaaatttcaataaaagatTATACTGCACTTATCAATAGATTGGGCAAAAGGTGTTTGATAACTGAGGCTCAACAGTTTTTCTCTATCATGTTATTTCATGGCATTTCTCCAGATCAAGAAATTTGTGAAGCTTTGCTCAATGCTTACCAGCAATGTGGTGATATCATATCTGGTTATCAAATGCTTGCATTGACAATCAAAGCTGGCTTACTTCCTCGGAGATAA
- the LOC105794268 gene encoding uncharacterized protein LOC105794268 isoform X2 has protein sequence MGTATSSMAAKFAFFPPNPPSYNITVNEASGKMRFSDVNYQRDNVDVLKLSTKRGNEIVAMYVKNPSASLTVLYSHGNAADIGQMYHIFTELSVHLNVNLMGYDYSGYGQSSGKPSEQDTYADIEAANKCLEEMYGIKQEDTILYGQSVGSGPALELAIRLPHLRAVILHSPILSGLRVMYPVKRTLWFDIYKNIDKIPLVDCPVLVIHLTLFCRELKMKW, from the exons ATGGGGACTGCAACATCATCCATGGCAGCCAAGTTTGCATTTTTCCCGCCGAACCCGCCTTCCTACAACATAACTGTGAATGAAGCAAGTGGGAAAATGAGGTTCTCAGATGTTAATTACCAGAGAGATAACGTGGATGTATTGAAGCTGAGTACCAAGAGAGGGAATGAGATTGTGGCTATGTATGTGAAGAACCCATCTGCTTCACTCACAGTGCTATATTCTCATGGAAACGCTGCTGATATTGGTCAGATGTATCATattttcactgagctcagtGTCCACCTTAATGTTAATCTTATGGG ATATGATTACTCAGGATATGGACAATCCAGTGGAAAG CCAAGCGAGCAAGACACATACGCAGACATAGAGGCAGCTAACAAATGCTTGGAAGAGATGTATGGAATAAAACAGGAAGACACAATATTGTATGGGCAATCAGTTGGGAGTGGACCTGCTTTAGAACTAGCCATTCGGTTGCCTCACTTGAGGGCTGTAATTCTCCACAGTCCAATCTTGTCTGGCCTTCGTGTCATGTATCCAGTCAAGCGTACATTATGGTTTGACATTTATAAG AACATTGATAAAATTCCTCTAGTTGACTGCCCTGTTTTGGTAATTCAT TTAACACTGTTTTGCAGGGAACTGAAGATGAAGTGGTGA
- the LOC105794268 gene encoding uncharacterized protein LOC105794268 isoform X1 produces the protein MGTATSSMAAKFAFFPPNPPSYNITVNEASGKMRFSDVNYQRDNVDVLKLSTKRGNEIVAMYVKNPSASLTVLYSHGNAADIGQMYHIFTELSVHLNVNLMGYDYSGYGQSSGKPSEQDTYADIEAANKCLEEMYGIKQEDTILYGQSVGSGPALELAIRLPHLRAVILHSPILSGLRVMYPVKRTLWFDIYKNIDKIPLVDCPVLVIHGTEDEVVNFSHGKQLWELCKEKYEPLWLKGGNHCDLELYPEYLRHLRKFISAIEKLQRPRDAPDLKPKDQTEQASNNVTEQSKEKSRPSIDYREKGRPSFGHREKSRLSTDSRDKARASIDKREKSRKSIDRSFKARNSTDHSERARNSFDRLGDMVRSVGLCNVDCLKQTAAEV, from the exons ATGGGGACTGCAACATCATCCATGGCAGCCAAGTTTGCATTTTTCCCGCCGAACCCGCCTTCCTACAACATAACTGTGAATGAAGCAAGTGGGAAAATGAGGTTCTCAGATGTTAATTACCAGAGAGATAACGTGGATGTATTGAAGCTGAGTACCAAGAGAGGGAATGAGATTGTGGCTATGTATGTGAAGAACCCATCTGCTTCACTCACAGTGCTATATTCTCATGGAAACGCTGCTGATATTGGTCAGATGTATCATattttcactgagctcagtGTCCACCTTAATGTTAATCTTATGGG ATATGATTACTCAGGATATGGACAATCCAGTGGAAAG CCAAGCGAGCAAGACACATACGCAGACATAGAGGCAGCTAACAAATGCTTGGAAGAGATGTATGGAATAAAACAGGAAGACACAATATTGTATGGGCAATCAGTTGGGAGTGGACCTGCTTTAGAACTAGCCATTCGGTTGCCTCACTTGAGGGCTGTAATTCTCCACAGTCCAATCTTGTCTGGCCTTCGTGTCATGTATCCAGTCAAGCGTACATTATGGTTTGACATTTATAAG AACATTGATAAAATTCCTCTAGTTGACTGCCCTGTTTTGGTAATTCAT GGAACTGAAGATGAAGTGGTGAACTTCTCTCATGGGAAGCAACTTTGGGAACTATGCAAAGAGAAGTATGAACCTTTGTGGCTCAAAGGGGGAAACCATTGTGATTTGGAACTCTACCCTGAGTACTTAAGGCACCTTAGGAAGTTCATATCGGCCATTGAGAAGCTTCAACGTCCCCGCGATGCACCGGACCTGAAACCTAAGGATCAGACGGAGCAAGCTTCGAACAATGTTACCGAGCAAAGCAAGGAGAAATCCAGGCCAAGCATTGACTATAGAGAAAAGGGTAGGCCAAGTTTTGGGCATAGAGAAAAATCCAGGCTAAGCACAGACAGTAGAGACAAAGCAAGAGCCAGCATTGACAAAAGAGAGAAATCAAGAAAGAGCATTGATCGCAGTTTCAAAGCTAGGAACAGCACTGATCATTCAGAGAGAGCAAGAAACAGTTTTGACCG GCTGGGAGATATGGTACGATCTGTTGGATTGTGCAATGTTGATTGTTTGAAGCAGACAGCAGCTGAGGTTTGA